The Spirosoma foliorum genome has a window encoding:
- a CDS encoding carboxypeptidase-like regulatory domain-containing protein → MRFFMAAVLLVSICLGSYAQTGTISGRVVDAKTLEPLPFTNVYVNNTTMGVVTNASGEFVLHNLPLGTADIVFSFIGYISQQVKVTVKATANSPMAIQLTADAQQVAEVNVKAGRDKAWEKQLKRFEKVFLGNTADCKLLNPWAIDFVDEKGSTIAKASIPLEIDNRKLGYKLFFQLKSATYSTTEYSIVGTTRFIELETTSATEARHWTKEREQAYGGSAKHLMKSILDRKLSLFGFGLYRDKGKAKPRTKSFTFEIEHNLAPVDTTSLVTSGPAMNEYRIALKERVEVHYRKEFIYPSFYADVSDAVSWLEVRGGYVLINKEGTILNPTDVAISGNMTDARLSGMLPLDYKPGDFVIAQKPINHSARRLQEKVYLHTDKPYYYPGDKLWFSAYMTYRLPELIDTLSRVLYVDLIDANRMVSQSRVLPLDSGRAASSFRFPVTVPPGKYVLRAYTQWMKNYGIDHFFYKPIAVLALNQRVDEKTTRPVSDSLLKIVVDKPVYPTRNQVKMTLRLDTTESASVMAGSFSVAVLDEADVLSNAESGSIKTGFDFLEPPRDMPLVYDYPIEKGITLDGIYSDKKGKVKKSTLTLLPEDLSHIYQATTHNDGTFSLANLAFYDSTKFFMQSPEGSIQVVTKEPPRLPEKLPDLPLHIVSSTALHMIAAADTLQGKRLAEVKVSAKKIIQSENSYGQADVTIKGESIEGFATIADAIASKLPSFRLVYDQTDWYLIWARASTPNSRDLSSQKPNIASKNNLSAHEPNLYINNVLVVGETAGSRLMQLSPTLIDHIEINGMITSNQGASGSNGLINVYTKRPSDDAKSKGLPFGKVRGFDRESTFRSPDYTYQSTTSDAKDYRSTLYWNPRVNVKATQPPTTLSFFTSDQSGRYRIVVEGITNNGTPVHAETTFVVNE, encoded by the coding sequence ATGAGATTTTTCATGGCTGCTGTTCTTCTTGTCTCTATTTGTCTGGGTTCGTATGCCCAAACAGGTACGATTTCTGGGCGCGTTGTCGATGCGAAAACGCTGGAACCACTGCCATTTACCAACGTCTACGTGAACAATACGACGATGGGCGTGGTCACCAATGCGTCGGGCGAATTTGTCCTGCATAACCTACCACTGGGGACGGCCGATATTGTCTTCTCATTTATTGGCTATATCTCCCAGCAGGTAAAGGTGACTGTGAAAGCAACGGCCAATAGTCCAATGGCTATTCAGTTAACGGCCGATGCGCAGCAAGTAGCCGAAGTGAATGTGAAAGCAGGCCGGGACAAAGCCTGGGAAAAGCAGCTAAAGCGGTTTGAGAAAGTCTTTTTAGGGAATACAGCGGACTGTAAATTGCTGAATCCGTGGGCCATTGACTTTGTTGACGAGAAAGGGAGTACAATAGCCAAAGCTTCGATTCCGCTAGAAATTGACAATCGGAAGCTTGGGTACAAACTTTTCTTCCAGCTAAAGAGCGCTACGTACTCCACCACCGAATATTCTATTGTCGGAACAACTCGATTTATCGAACTGGAAACGACGAGTGCAACCGAAGCGCGCCATTGGACGAAGGAACGGGAACAGGCTTACGGAGGTTCGGCAAAACACCTGATGAAATCAATCCTTGATCGAAAGCTTAGTTTGTTCGGATTTGGACTTTACAGAGACAAAGGGAAAGCGAAACCCCGTACCAAATCCTTCACGTTCGAGATTGAACACAATCTCGCACCCGTCGATACAACCTCGCTGGTTACTTCAGGGCCCGCTATGAATGAATATCGAATTGCGCTAAAAGAGCGAGTCGAGGTTCATTATAGAAAGGAGTTTATTTACCCTAGTTTTTATGCCGATGTAAGTGATGCCGTAAGCTGGCTGGAAGTTCGGGGTGGCTATGTGCTGATCAATAAAGAAGGTACAATACTTAATCCGACCGACGTCGCAATTTCCGGTAATATGACCGATGCCCGGCTATCCGGTATGTTGCCACTCGATTACAAGCCGGGCGATTTTGTTATAGCTCAGAAACCAATCAATCATTCTGCCCGGCGGCTTCAGGAAAAAGTGTATCTGCACACCGATAAGCCTTATTATTATCCGGGCGATAAACTCTGGTTTAGTGCCTATATGACCTATCGGCTTCCAGAACTCATAGATACCCTTAGCCGCGTTTTGTATGTCGACCTGATCGATGCGAATCGGATGGTTAGCCAATCCCGAGTATTGCCGCTTGATAGTGGTAGAGCAGCCAGTTCGTTCAGGTTTCCGGTAACTGTGCCCCCCGGGAAGTATGTGCTCAGAGCTTATACGCAATGGATGAAGAACTATGGAATTGATCATTTTTTCTATAAACCCATTGCGGTGCTGGCCCTAAATCAGCGCGTTGACGAAAAAACGACCAGGCCAGTTTCGGACAGCCTGCTGAAAATTGTAGTTGATAAGCCCGTTTACCCAACAAGAAATCAAGTGAAAATGACGCTTCGTCTGGACACGACCGAAAGTGCTAGTGTAATGGCGGGGAGTTTTTCGGTGGCGGTTCTTGATGAGGCCGATGTCCTATCAAATGCGGAATCGGGCAGCATTAAAACAGGATTCGACTTTCTGGAACCACCCAGAGATATGCCGCTTGTGTATGACTATCCCATTGAGAAAGGGATTACGCTGGACGGAATTTACTCCGACAAAAAAGGGAAAGTGAAGAAGTCGACACTGACGCTATTGCCGGAGGATTTAAGTCATATTTATCAAGCCACAACCCACAACGATGGTACGTTTTCGTTGGCCAACCTAGCATTTTACGACAGTACTAAATTCTTCATGCAGTCGCCGGAGGGGAGCATACAGGTAGTGACTAAAGAACCACCCAGGCTACCCGAAAAACTACCAGACCTGCCACTCCACATCGTATCCTCAACTGCGCTGCATATGATTGCTGCCGCCGATACGCTCCAGGGAAAGAGGCTAGCTGAAGTGAAGGTGTCGGCGAAGAAAATTATCCAGTCAGAAAATTCGTATGGGCAGGCCGATGTTACGATAAAAGGAGAGAGCATTGAAGGTTTTGCGACTATAGCCGATGCCATAGCCTCTAAACTTCCTTCATTCAGACTGGTCTATGATCAGACCGATTGGTATCTGATCTGGGCCAGAGCCAGCACACCAAACAGTCGAGATCTGTCCTCGCAAAAACCGAATATTGCCAGCAAAAACAACCTATCTGCGCACGAACCGAATTTGTACATCAACAACGTACTGGTTGTAGGCGAAACGGCGGGTAGCCGACTTATGCAGTTAAGTCCTACTCTGATTGATCATATTGAAATCAATGGTATGATTACCTCCAATCAGGGAGCTTCTGGCTCAAATGGTTTGATTAATGTGTATACCAAACGACCATCCGATGATGCCAAATCGAAAGGGTTGCCGTTTGGGAAAGTGCGGGGCTTCGACCGGGAATCTACATTCCGTTCCCCTGATTATACCTATCAATCAACCACTTCCGACGCAAAAGATTACCGATCAACTCTATATTGGAATCCAAGGGTTAA